A window from Sphingobium sp. EM0848 encodes these proteins:
- the moaB gene encoding molybdenum cofactor biosynthesis protein B, translating to MPIDESRTFLPVRIALLTISDSRTAEDDRSGDILAERITAAGHLLAARYIERDERAAIVARLHAWIDDPQIDCIITTGGTGVTGRDVTPEALAQVQDKEIPGFGELFRWLSYQTIGTSTIQSRATACVARGTYIFALPGSTGAVKDAWDGILASQLDSRFRPCNFVELMPRLTER from the coding sequence ATGCCCATCGACGAAAGCCGGACCTTCCTGCCGGTTCGGATCGCGCTTCTCACCATTTCCGATAGTCGTACCGCTGAGGATGATCGCTCAGGCGACATATTGGCGGAGCGGATCACCGCTGCTGGCCATCTTCTGGCTGCCCGTTATATCGAGCGGGACGAGCGGGCCGCTATCGTCGCCCGGCTCCACGCCTGGATCGACGATCCGCAGATCGACTGCATCATCACGACGGGCGGCACCGGGGTCACAGGACGCGATGTGACGCCTGAGGCACTCGCCCAGGTGCAGGACAAGGAAATACCGGGCTTTGGCGAACTGTTCCGCTGGCTGAGCTATCAGACCATCGGCACGTCCACCATCCAGTCGCGCGCCACTGCCTGCGTTGCGCGTGGAACCTATATCTTCGCCCTGCCCGGATCGACCGGCGCGGTGAAGGATGCATGGGACGGGATTCTCGCCAGCCAACTCGACAGCCGATTTCGCCCGTGCAATTTCGTCGAGTTGATGCCGCGCCTGACGGAACGCTGA
- a CDS encoding PA0069 family radical SAM protein — MAVEKGRGATLNGESRRFNMPERIADGDWLDALEEVDGLPSRRRTQVTVEQPRTIISRNKSPDIAFSQSINAYRGCEHGCIYCFARPSHAYHDLSPGLDFETRLFAKPNAAELLKAELSRKSYIVAPLAMGTNTDPYQPIEKDWRITRQCLEILWECRHPAYITTKSDRILRDIDLLAAMAENSLISVMISVTSLNPAIARTLEPRAPHPLRRLDAIRKLSDAGVPVVASLSPIIPAITDHEIETLVTRVAEAGAREVSYIPVRLPHEVAPLFRAWLEAHYPDRTAKVMGIIHDMRGGRDNDPDFGSRMRGQGVWADLIRARFLKARKRAGLGGERLTLRTDLFRPPQGDQLRLF; from the coding sequence ATGGCTGTTGAGAAGGGCAGAGGCGCAACGCTGAACGGCGAAAGCCGCCGTTTCAATATGCCTGAGCGGATCGCGGACGGTGACTGGCTGGACGCGCTGGAGGAGGTCGACGGCCTGCCCTCACGACGCCGGACGCAGGTCACGGTCGAACAACCGCGCACGATCATCAGCCGCAACAAATCCCCAGACATTGCCTTCAGCCAATCGATCAACGCCTATCGCGGTTGCGAACATGGCTGCATCTATTGTTTCGCGCGCCCGTCTCACGCCTATCATGACCTGTCGCCCGGTCTTGATTTCGAAACGCGCCTTTTTGCCAAGCCCAATGCCGCAGAATTGCTGAAGGCCGAACTGTCGCGCAAATCCTATATCGTCGCCCCGCTTGCCATGGGCACCAATACGGACCCTTATCAGCCGATCGAGAAGGATTGGAGGATTACCCGGCAATGCCTTGAAATATTGTGGGAATGCCGCCATCCAGCCTATATCACGACCAAGTCGGACCGCATATTGCGGGACATCGATCTCCTCGCCGCCATGGCAGAGAACAGCCTGATATCCGTGATGATTTCCGTCACCAGCCTCAATCCCGCCATTGCCCGAACACTGGAACCGCGCGCCCCCCACCCGCTGCGCCGGCTCGACGCCATTCGCAAGCTCTCCGATGCCGGCGTGCCGGTCGTCGCCAGCCTTTCCCCGATCATCCCGGCCATCACCGATCATGAAATAGAAACCCTTGTCACGCGCGTGGCCGAGGCAGGAGCGCGTGAGGTCAGCTATATCCCGGTCCGCCTGCCCCATGAGGTCGCGCCGCTGTTCCGGGCCTGGCTGGAAGCTCATTATCCGGATCGCACCGCCAAGGTCATGGGGATCATTCATGACATGAGGGGCGGGCGCGACAATGATCCTGATTTCGGTAGCCGCATGCGGGGACAGGGCGTCTGGGCCGATCTTATCCGTGCGCGCTTCCTGAAAGCACGGAAGCGCGCAGGATTAGGGGGTGAACGCCTGACGCTGCGTAC
- a CDS encoding YbjN domain-containing protein, with protein sequence MKKTAIAAALWAAFMTTSGQAADSDPCGPGLVCANDPQTVVRALQAEGYKAALGKSKTTGNPKIESAASGYDFTIFFYECEQGKNCGSLQFQLSFEDDGGNTPELANKWNKDKRFSQMSVWDDHSLALAYDVTTVGGLNQKNFADVIDWWAVMLGEAAKFFKENPAPAK encoded by the coding sequence ATGAAGAAGACAGCAATCGCCGCAGCGCTGTGGGCAGCCTTCATGACGACATCGGGCCAGGCGGCCGACAGTGATCCCTGTGGACCGGGTCTTGTCTGCGCCAATGACCCGCAAACTGTAGTCCGGGCTTTACAGGCCGAAGGCTATAAGGCAGCGCTCGGCAAGAGCAAGACGACTGGCAACCCGAAGATCGAGAGCGCGGCCAGCGGCTATGATTTCACGATCTTCTTTTACGAATGCGAGCAGGGGAAGAATTGCGGATCCCTGCAATTTCAGCTCAGCTTTGAGGATGATGGCGGCAATACGCCGGAACTCGCCAATAAATGGAACAAGGATAAGCGCTTCAGCCAGATGTCCGTCTGGGACGATCATTCGCTGGCGCTGGCCTATGACGTGACGACCGTGGGCGGTCTCAATCAGAAGAATTTCGCCGATGTAATCGACTGGTGGGCCGTGATGCTGGGCGAGGCCGCGAAGTTCTTCAAGGAAAACCCCGCCCCGGCGAAGTAG
- a CDS encoding lytic transglycosylase domain-containing protein: MIRAVTRSSRLAMAAAAALAAMPAHADTAVSAPAFSKAPPAAPLQLSDADKVRYNAIFAALRDQKWTDAKAMTLALDAQDAIRPVALAELYLAKNSPRVELFELLDLINKAPWLDKADQLSRLAQKRGATILPTLPQIQKMVWLGSAPRREYVPAVKTDTLAQALVGQIQPFIKNDDPAGAEALLATGEAGLTPEGLTEVRQRVAWAYYIESDDANARRMAAKALEGRNGGDWAVQAHWTTGLAAWRQNDCRAAAPAFGNVAALAGNADMRAAGAYWAARAYMVCGEPEKVQNLLKTAARSDESFYGLLARETLALPLGGAPVAARFGSVEWQQLKDSPNVRAAISLVAIGENGRADQLLRYQARIGGTGQYDALLRLSSALNLPETQLWLAHNGPAGKQPASFARFPAPDWRPDGGWRVDPALIYAHTLQESGFRRDVVSSAGARGLMQVLPSTGNLMGLSSSDQLFVPSTNMEYGQRYLENLRDMSATGGLLPKVMAAYNAGPLPVERWNSEVKDNGDPLLFIESLPYYETRAYVNIVMRNYWMYQIQAKGSADSLAGMAQGLWPTFPGAKGTRLVRLTPKMSMAGASIAGGSD; encoded by the coding sequence CCGCAGCCGCTTTGGCCGCCATGCCCGCACATGCCGATACGGCCGTTTCAGCGCCAGCTTTTTCCAAAGCCCCACCGGCCGCGCCGTTGCAGTTGAGCGATGCTGACAAGGTCCGTTACAATGCCATTTTCGCGGCTCTGCGGGACCAGAAATGGACCGATGCGAAGGCAATGACCCTGGCCCTGGACGCTCAGGATGCCATACGTCCTGTCGCCCTTGCCGAACTTTATCTCGCGAAGAATTCGCCGCGGGTCGAATTGTTCGAACTGCTCGACCTCATCAACAAAGCGCCCTGGCTCGATAAGGCGGACCAGCTTTCCCGCCTCGCGCAGAAGCGTGGCGCGACGATATTGCCGACCCTGCCGCAGATCCAGAAAATGGTCTGGCTGGGCAGTGCGCCGCGCCGCGAATATGTGCCCGCGGTCAAAACAGACACTCTCGCGCAGGCGCTGGTCGGACAGATCCAGCCCTTCATCAAGAATGACGACCCCGCCGGCGCGGAAGCGCTGCTGGCAACGGGCGAAGCGGGGCTAACCCCGGAAGGCCTGACAGAAGTGCGTCAGCGCGTTGCCTGGGCCTATTATATCGAAAGCGATGACGCCAACGCCCGCCGCATGGCTGCCAAGGCTCTGGAAGGTCGAAACGGCGGCGATTGGGCGGTTCAGGCTCATTGGACCACCGGCCTTGCGGCCTGGCGGCAGAATGATTGCCGCGCTGCTGCCCCCGCCTTCGGCAACGTCGCAGCGCTGGCGGGCAATGCGGATATGCGGGCGGCGGGAGCTTATTGGGCGGCCCGCGCCTATATGGTCTGCGGCGAGCCTGAAAAGGTTCAGAATCTGCTGAAGACGGCCGCCCGGTCGGACGAAAGTTTCTATGGCCTGCTGGCGCGCGAGACGCTCGCGCTGCCGCTGGGCGGCGCGCCGGTCGCGGCCCGTTTCGGGTCTGTCGAATGGCAGCAGCTCAAGGACAGCCCCAATGTGCGCGCGGCGATTTCTCTGGTGGCAATCGGTGAAAATGGCCGGGCCGATCAATTGCTCCGCTATCAGGCGCGGATCGGCGGCACCGGGCAATATGATGCTCTGCTCCGTCTTTCAAGTGCGCTGAACCTGCCGGAAACGCAGCTCTGGCTCGCGCATAACGGGCCGGCGGGCAAGCAGCCGGCAAGTTTCGCCCGCTTCCCCGCGCCTGATTGGCGGCCCGATGGCGGCTGGCGCGTCGATCCCGCGCTGATCTATGCGCATACCCTCCAAGAATCGGGTTTCCGCCGCGATGTCGTGAGCAGCGCGGGAGCGCGCGGGCTGATGCAGGTCCTGCCCAGCACCGGCAATCTCATGGGTCTTTCCTCTTCCGATCAGCTATTCGTGCCATCGACCAATATGGAATATGGCCAGCGCTATCTGGAAAATCTGCGTGACATGAGCGCAACCGGCGGGCTGCTGCCCAAGGTGATGGCGGCTTATAATGCCGGACCGCTGCCGGTCGAACGCTGGAACAGCGAAGTGAAGGACAATGGCGATCCGCTGCTCTTCATCGAATCGCTGCCCTATTATGAAACCCGCGCCTATGTGAACATCGTGATGCGCAATTACTGGATGTATCAGATTCAGGCGAAGGGTAGCGCGGATTCGCTGGCCGGCATGGCGCAGGGCCTGTGGCCGACCTTCCCCGGCGCCAAGGGCACCCGTCTGGTGCGTCTGACGCCGAAGATGTCGATGGCAGGCGCGAGTATCGCGGGCGGCTCCGACTGA